A single Ruficoccus amylovorans DNA region contains:
- a CDS encoding D-glycero-alpha-D-manno-heptose-1,7-bisphosphate 7-phosphatase — MNKALFLDRDGTIIVDNGYAHKPEDIQLIPGAANALRRAHELGYLLFLFTNQSGVGRGMFTLEDVHRCNAHMLELLGLGDELFVDICIAPEHPENDPPRYRKPSPRYILEMIDRHGLDPTQCAMVGDRTSDWGAGVNAGIRPVALRTGKDLSDKAQAFIAEHQIAVFDDLAAFVATLG; from the coding sequence ATGAACAAAGCTCTTTTTCTGGACCGTGACGGGACCATCATTGTTGACAATGGCTACGCCCACAAACCGGAGGATATCCAACTGATCCCCGGCGCTGCGAACGCGCTCCGGCGTGCCCACGAACTGGGCTATCTGCTTTTCCTCTTTACCAACCAGAGCGGGGTGGGGCGCGGGATGTTTACACTGGAAGATGTGCACCGCTGCAATGCCCACATGCTGGAGCTGCTGGGGCTTGGGGATGAACTCTTCGTGGACATCTGCATCGCCCCCGAACACCCCGAGAATGACCCGCCTCGCTACCGCAAACCCTCTCCGCGCTACATTCTGGAAATGATCGACCGGCACGGCCTCGACCCGACCCAGTGCGCGATGGTCGGGGACCGCACCAGCGACTGGGGTGCAGGCGTCAACGCGGGTATCCGCCCGGTGGCATTGCGTACCGGCAAGGATTTAAGCGACAAGGCACAGGCCTTCATCGCCGAACACCAGATCGCCGTCTTCGACGACCTGGCGGCCTTTGTCGCTACGCTGGGCTAG
- the argS gene encoding arginine--tRNA ligase: MEIAFDTARELARLVSLAAAACADFDETFEPGVRPAEARFGDYQANGVLPYAKSKRTNPRALAQQLADELAKAPLFAEGMASLEIAGPGFLNIALSSEYKFAWIKKFRDESNFADGAGSLLSGKTVVVDYPSPNTAKQMHIGHLRPMVIGEAVARLIDFCGAKTVRDNHIGDWGTNFGTLIMAIKREGYDLDAAGDNALAQIERLYKEGTALEKADETGTVRDQSRAELVKLQEGDSENTALWEKIVATSNRAFERIYAMLGVKPDVTLGESFYRDKVQRIYDELTETGLAEESDGALVVFHPEHPRFNEQPFIVRKKDGASNYAGTDLATLLYRREHFGADEVVYLTDGRQRDHFEQLFLTAQKWFVKKGYELPRTSHVWWGAILGEDGKAIKTRSGEPIYLEALLNEAVERARAIVDEKSPDLSEDEKQQIARAVGLGAVRYADLSQNRTQDYVFAWDKLLAFEGNSAPYLLMAVARVHSLFRKAGAIPGDPATEAEASCLETPEELALARKLMLFPEAVALAVSDLRPHHLCTYLYELAGDFSTFFNANRVVVDEADIRARRLMLCARTVSTLETGLRLLGITPLERM; the protein is encoded by the coding sequence ATGGAAATTGCCTTCGATACGGCCCGCGAGCTGGCCCGCCTTGTTTCTCTGGCGGCGGCCGCCTGCGCAGACTTTGACGAAACCTTCGAGCCCGGCGTGCGCCCGGCCGAAGCGCGCTTCGGTGACTACCAGGCCAACGGCGTCCTGCCCTACGCCAAGAGCAAGCGCACCAACCCCCGCGCCCTCGCCCAGCAGTTGGCCGACGAACTGGCCAAGGCCCCGCTCTTCGCCGAAGGCATGGCCAGCCTCGAAATCGCCGGCCCGGGCTTCCTCAATATCGCGCTTTCGTCCGAGTACAAGTTCGCGTGGATCAAGAAGTTCCGCGACGAGTCGAACTTCGCGGACGGGGCCGGAAGCCTCCTCTCCGGCAAGACCGTGGTGGTCGATTACCCCTCCCCCAACACCGCCAAACAGATGCACATCGGCCACCTGCGCCCGATGGTGATCGGCGAAGCCGTTGCGCGGCTGATCGACTTTTGCGGCGCGAAGACCGTCCGCGACAACCACATCGGCGACTGGGGCACGAACTTCGGCACGCTCATCATGGCCATCAAGCGCGAGGGCTACGACCTCGATGCCGCCGGGGACAACGCCCTGGCCCAGATCGAACGCCTTTATAAAGAAGGTACCGCGTTGGAAAAAGCCGACGAGACCGGCACTGTGCGCGACCAGTCCCGCGCCGAGCTGGTCAAGCTCCAGGAGGGCGACTCCGAGAACACCGCCTTGTGGGAGAAAATCGTCGCCACCAGCAACCGCGCCTTTGAGCGCATTTACGCCATGCTCGGCGTCAAACCCGACGTGACCCTGGGCGAGAGCTTTTACCGCGACAAAGTGCAGCGCATTTACGACGAGTTGACCGAGACCGGCCTGGCCGAGGAGAGCGACGGTGCGCTGGTGGTTTTCCACCCCGAGCACCCGCGCTTCAACGAGCAGCCCTTCATCGTCCGCAAAAAGGACGGCGCCAGCAACTACGCCGGGACCGACCTGGCCACCCTCCTCTACCGCCGCGAACACTTCGGCGCGGATGAAGTCGTTTACCTGACCGACGGCCGTCAGCGCGACCACTTTGAGCAGCTTTTCCTGACCGCGCAGAAGTGGTTCGTGAAAAAAGGCTACGAGCTTCCGAGAACCTCCCACGTGTGGTGGGGCGCGATTCTGGGTGAGGACGGCAAGGCGATCAAAACCCGCTCCGGCGAGCCGATTTACCTGGAAGCCCTTCTCAACGAGGCCGTCGAACGCGCCCGCGCCATCGTTGACGAAAAGAGCCCCGACCTGTCCGAAGACGAGAAGCAACAGATCGCCCGCGCCGTCGGACTGGGGGCGGTCCGCTACGCCGACCTTTCGCAAAACCGCACGCAGGACTACGTCTTTGCCTGGGACAAATTGCTCGCCTTTGAGGGTAATTCCGCCCCCTACCTGCTCATGGCCGTGGCCCGCGTGCACTCGCTCTTCCGCAAGGCCGGAGCCATCCCCGGCGACCCGGCGACCGAGGCCGAAGCCTCCTGCCTGGAGACGCCCGAGGAACTGGCCCTGGCCCGCAAGCTGATGCTCTTCCCCGAGGCCGTGGCACTGGCCGTCTCCGACCTGCGCCCACACCACCTGTGCACCTATCTCTACGAACTGGCGGGGGATTTTAGCACATTCTTCAATGCCAACCGCGTCGTGGTGGACGAGGCCGACATCCGCGCCCGCCGCCTCATGCTCTGCGCCCGCACCGTCTCCACTCTCGAAACCGGCCTGCGCCTGCTCGGCATCACCCCGCTGGAGCGCATGTGA
- a CDS encoding sodium:solute symporter family protein: MPSFEIDASFWWPMAAYGALLVGVSLYFTRMIKSSDDFYGANGRTSFWFSGLSFFMTAFSASVFVANASIAYRHGLLNALLIVAQIPVFIAGYFIFAARWRSCGCATVIEFLQKRFSPATAKFFMWVGIPVRVMESGNRFYVTAVLFEAMLGVSLLKGSVTTAVITLLSTVGGGFLAVVVTDAVQAILLTLIVTVVAGLSLHAVGGWEGFVANAPEGYWSLATDETGFGVPLIAAWAIVALFAWNGNWALVQRFVAVPGVKDARRVSIISGVSYYLLFPLIAIPAMAAVVVLPGLDTPQKAEYAYILMAQQVLPSGLMAILCFGLLGATITAVNADLNVMSQVVIHDMLKKRLSLTSDRMKLFLGRVVMIVICTLCLALAMKIRDLGGAFQFLVMVLGMTTLPALMPLLFGLLWPVGGGRAAMGAFCAGIAVSVLLKFGLGAGLAAVIIGNGLATALVYFGVGLLFPASEQKREEVRALFVTMREKRRHELKRKFVAVQKADSGGRAVARVAAVTMLLCGVITLGAEFLTPEGAAARGMSALVALFLFIIGGTIFVLNRERRGETPR; the protein is encoded by the coding sequence ATGCCTTCCTTTGAGATTGATGCCAGTTTCTGGTGGCCGATGGCCGCCTACGGAGCCCTGCTCGTGGGCGTAAGCCTGTACTTCACCCGGATGATCAAGAGCTCCGACGACTTTTACGGAGCCAACGGGCGAACATCCTTCTGGTTCAGCGGGCTGTCGTTTTTCATGACGGCATTTTCGGCTTCGGTCTTCGTCGCCAACGCGTCCATCGCCTATCGGCACGGTCTGCTCAACGCCCTGCTGATCGTGGCGCAGATACCGGTCTTTATTGCGGGCTATTTTATCTTTGCGGCACGCTGGCGCAGCTGCGGCTGCGCGACGGTGATCGAGTTTTTGCAAAAGCGCTTCAGCCCGGCCACGGCGAAGTTTTTCATGTGGGTGGGCATCCCGGTGCGCGTGATGGAGAGCGGCAACCGCTTTTATGTGACGGCGGTGCTCTTCGAGGCCATGCTGGGGGTGAGCCTGCTCAAGGGCTCCGTGACCACGGCGGTCATTACGCTTTTGTCCACCGTGGGCGGCGGCTTCCTCGCCGTGGTGGTGACGGACGCTGTGCAGGCCATCCTGTTGACGCTGATTGTGACCGTGGTGGCGGGACTCTCGCTGCACGCGGTTGGCGGTTGGGAGGGCTTTGTGGCCAACGCGCCGGAGGGTTACTGGTCGCTGGCCACGGACGAGACGGGCTTTGGGGTGCCGCTCATTGCGGCCTGGGCCATCGTCGCCCTCTTTGCCTGGAACGGCAACTGGGCGCTGGTGCAGCGCTTTGTGGCCGTGCCGGGCGTCAAGGATGCCCGCCGCGTTTCCATCATTAGCGGGGTGTCGTACTACCTGCTTTTCCCGCTGATCGCCATCCCCGCGATGGCGGCGGTGGTGGTGCTGCCGGGGCTGGATACGCCGCAAAAGGCCGAGTACGCCTATATCCTGATGGCTCAGCAGGTGCTGCCCTCGGGGCTGATGGCGATCCTGTGCTTTGGCCTGCTCGGGGCGACCATCACGGCGGTCAACGCCGACCTCAACGTGATGTCGCAGGTGGTGATCCATGACATGCTTAAAAAACGCCTCTCCCTGACCAGTGACCGCATGAAGCTCTTTTTGGGGCGCGTGGTGATGATCGTCATTTGCACGCTATGCCTGGCGCTGGCCATGAAGATCCGCGATTTGGGCGGGGCGTTCCAGTTTCTCGTCATGGTGCTTGGGATGACGACGCTGCCTGCGCTGATGCCGCTGCTTTTTGGTCTGCTCTGGCCGGTGGGCGGGGGGCGCGCTGCGATGGGCGCTTTCTGCGCAGGGATCGCCGTCTCAGTCCTGCTGAAGTTCGGACTGGGGGCGGGCCTGGCCGCGGTCATCATCGGTAACGGCCTGGCCACGGCGCTGGTGTACTTCGGCGTGGGTCTGCTCTTTCCGGCCTCAGAGCAAAAACGCGAAGAGGTGCGGGCCTTGTTTGTGACCATGCGTGAGAAGCGTCGCCACGAGTTGAAGAGAAAGTTCGTCGCCGTTCAAAAGGCCGACAGCGGAGGCCGGGCCGTGGCCCGGGTGGCGGCGGTGACCATGCTGCTGTGCGGCGTCATCACGCTGGGAGCGGAATTCCTGACGCCCGAAGGAGCGGCGGCCCGCGGTATGTCCGCGCTGGTGGCGCTCTTCCTGTTTATCATCGGCGGCACGATCTTTGTGCTCAATCGCGAGCGCAGAGGCGAGACTCCCCGTTGA
- a CDS encoding M24 family metallopeptidase: MTATNAKLLYASTEESADALYFAGFFVPDPVILMQVGRTRMGVFSRLEYGRAEKQSSLDAILPYEDLIARAKKTYKVARPGPAEIIRLLAEDRGLKAFHVPENFPAGLALRLIKAGLDVQPVEGAFFPQRETKTAEEAEHVREGNRVAAVGIAAVQKALAASEIRGDELWLKGKRLTSERLRTLIQIACMEEGGLANHVIAAGGDQACDPHAVGEGPLKANELIIVDVFPRIMRTGYHGDMTRTFLKGKASAAQKKLVKTVRQAQQAALAAIKSGVNGKSVHAEVDRVFKQAGYVTGQSRGVWEGFIHSTGHGLGLEIHEAPRLSPVGDRLKRGVVVTVEPGLYYPGLGGCRIEDVVHVLDDGYDLLSEAPYEWEIA, encoded by the coding sequence ATGACTGCCACGAATGCGAAATTGCTCTACGCCTCGACGGAGGAAAGCGCCGACGCGCTCTACTTCGCCGGTTTCTTTGTGCCGGACCCGGTGATTCTCATGCAGGTGGGCCGGACCCGAATGGGGGTGTTTTCCCGCCTCGAATACGGACGGGCCGAGAAACAATCATCCCTCGACGCCATCCTCCCCTACGAGGATCTCATCGCCCGGGCAAAGAAGACCTACAAAGTCGCCCGCCCCGGCCCGGCGGAAATTATTCGCCTGCTGGCGGAAGACCGGGGCCTGAAGGCTTTTCACGTGCCGGAGAATTTCCCCGCCGGGCTCGCCCTGCGGCTGATCAAAGCCGGGCTCGATGTGCAGCCGGTGGAGGGCGCGTTTTTCCCTCAGCGCGAGACGAAGACTGCGGAGGAGGCCGAACATGTGCGCGAGGGTAACCGCGTGGCCGCCGTCGGCATTGCCGCCGTGCAGAAGGCCCTGGCCGCCTCGGAAATCCGTGGCGACGAGCTCTGGCTCAAGGGCAAACGTCTGACCTCCGAGCGCCTGCGCACGCTTATTCAGATCGCGTGCATGGAGGAGGGCGGACTGGCCAACCACGTCATTGCCGCCGGAGGAGACCAGGCCTGCGACCCGCATGCGGTGGGCGAAGGGCCGCTCAAGGCCAACGAGTTGATCATCGTGGACGTTTTCCCGCGCATCATGCGTACCGGCTACCACGGCGACATGACCCGGACCTTTCTGAAAGGTAAGGCGTCTGCGGCGCAGAAGAAACTCGTCAAGACCGTACGGCAGGCCCAGCAGGCCGCGCTGGCCGCGATCAAGTCCGGCGTGAATGGCAAGAGCGTCCACGCCGAGGTGGATCGGGTTTTCAAGCAGGCGGGCTACGTCACTGGCCAGTCGCGAGGCGTCTGGGAGGGCTTCATTCACAGCACCGGACACGGCCTGGGCCTGGAGATCCACGAAGCGCCCCGGCTCAGCCCGGTGGGCGACCGCCTCAAGCGGGGCGTCGTCGTCACAGTCGAACCCGGCCTCTACTATCCGGGCTTGGGCGGCTGCCGCATTGAGGACGTGGTTCACGTACTTGACGACGGCTACGACCTGCTTTCCGAGGCCCCCTATGAGTGGGAAATCGCATAG
- a CDS encoding DUF192 domain-containing protein, with product MKTFLPVFALLLALFTLAACRDEATTAATASVREPATTWFPLTVGEKAVEAQFAVERREQQHGLMDRDSLGQNQGMLFVFDEPQHMSFWMRRTRLALDIGYFTPDGVLREIYAMEPYDETSVPSVREDLQFALEMNQGWYATHGVKPGARLDMIQVKAALKNRGYDPSQLGLE from the coding sequence GTGAAGACCTTTTTACCTGTTTTTGCGCTCCTGCTTGCCTTGTTCACCCTCGCCGCCTGCCGGGACGAGGCAACCACCGCCGCAACCGCCTCCGTGCGCGAACCGGCGACAACGTGGTTCCCGCTCACCGTGGGCGAGAAAGCGGTCGAGGCGCAGTTCGCGGTCGAACGCCGCGAGCAGCAACACGGCCTGATGGACCGCGACAGCCTCGGTCAAAATCAGGGCATGCTCTTCGTTTTCGATGAGCCCCAACACATGTCCTTCTGGATGCGGCGCACGCGACTCGCGCTCGACATCGGCTACTTCACGCCCGACGGTGTGCTGCGCGAAATCTACGCCATGGAACCCTACGACGAGACATCTGTCCCCTCCGTGCGCGAGGACCTGCAATTCGCGCTCGAAATGAACCAGGGCTGGTACGCCACCCACGGCGTCAAGCCCGGTGCCCGACTCGACATGATCCAAGTGAAGGCTGCTCTCAAGAACCGTGGCTACGACCCTTCGCAACTCGGCCTGGAGTAG
- a CDS encoding thymidine phosphorylase, whose translation MAEKTLLASRKFIKPSFSYLIEKKRDGGEFNEDEVRFIVDSILDREMPEFQMAALAMAIYFQNMSAQETACFAEEMMLSGEVIDLSKITKPKIAKYSTGGVGDKTSLVLTPLAAACGVVMPAMNGVDENFVISTLDKLSAIPKFRSDIELKEFVKLLNNVNCAIVQQHPEIAPVDGILYELRQNTATIQSLPLITGSILSKKLAEGAEGLVVDVKWGNGSFVKDLEQAKQLARSITRVGRSMKRRCVALVTDMNQPLGDTVGTALELREAIELLKGEGPEDLKELVLKLGMEIVRLAGVAGSTLSAKQTVQKHLKDGSALEKFKEMVAAQGGDTSVIDDPDKFPTAKYIRKLPAPKRGYVHTINAGMIARGVQILAANSKKGGKLDPAVGVSEIKKVGTQVKQGEPLMMIHYNDEARLESALEYLRSAYRLAPKRPNPPELVVERVA comes from the coding sequence ATGGCAGAGAAAACCTTACTTGCGTCGCGGAAATTCATCAAGCCCTCATTTTCGTATCTGATCGAGAAAAAACGTGATGGGGGCGAGTTCAATGAGGATGAAGTCCGCTTCATTGTCGATTCAATTCTGGACAGGGAAATGCCGGAGTTTCAAATGGCCGCTCTCGCGATGGCCATTTACTTCCAAAACATGTCCGCCCAGGAGACGGCCTGCTTCGCCGAGGAGATGATGCTCTCCGGCGAGGTGATCGACCTCTCGAAGATAACCAAACCCAAGATCGCCAAGTACTCTACTGGCGGTGTGGGCGACAAGACCTCCCTCGTGCTGACGCCGCTGGCCGCCGCCTGCGGAGTGGTCATGCCCGCCATGAATGGCGTGGACGAGAACTTCGTCATCAGCACGCTGGACAAGCTCTCGGCGATCCCGAAGTTCCGTTCGGACATCGAGCTGAAAGAATTTGTCAAGCTCCTCAACAACGTCAACTGCGCCATCGTGCAGCAGCACCCGGAGATCGCTCCGGTGGACGGCATTCTTTACGAACTGCGCCAGAACACGGCCACCATCCAGAGCCTGCCGCTCATCACGGGCAGCATTCTGAGCAAGAAGCTGGCCGAAGGGGCCGAAGGGCTCGTCGTCGATGTGAAGTGGGGCAACGGCTCCTTCGTCAAGGACCTGGAGCAGGCCAAGCAGCTCGCCCGCAGCATCACCCGCGTGGGCCGCAGCATGAAGCGCCGTTGCGTCGCGCTCGTGACGGACATGAACCAGCCGCTGGGCGACACCGTCGGTACCGCGCTCGAATTGCGCGAGGCCATCGAACTGCTCAAGGGCGAAGGCCCCGAGGACCTGAAGGAACTCGTGCTCAAGCTCGGCATGGAAATCGTCCGACTGGCCGGTGTGGCTGGCTCGACGCTGTCGGCCAAGCAGACCGTGCAGAAGCATTTGAAGGACGGCTCCGCGCTGGAGAAGTTCAAGGAAATGGTCGCGGCCCAGGGCGGCGACACTTCCGTGATCGACGATCCGGACAAGTTCCCGACCGCCAAGTACATCCGCAAGCTGCCCGCCCCGAAGCGCGGCTACGTGCACACGATCAACGCGGGCATGATCGCCCGTGGCGTGCAGATCCTTGCCGCCAACAGCAAGAAGGGCGGCAAGCTCGACCCGGCTGTAGGCGTCTCCGAGATCAAGAAGGTCGGCACGCAGGTCAAGCAGGGCGAGCCCCTCATGATGATCCACTACAACGACGAAGCCCGGCTCGAAAGCGCCTTGGAATACCTGCGCAGCGCCTACCGCCTCGCGCCCAAGCGCCCGAACCCGCCGGAACTCGTCGTCGAACGCGTGGCCTGA
- the lexA gene encoding transcriptional repressor LexA yields MKDLTTRQHEILGFIQLHFRQENFWPSIREIQTHFGFRSTNAVMGHLRALERKGYISRVPGQARAFRVTYDDGETPPADSTDVIDIPIYGHITAGYPDGVETGGAIGRLQIDVDTAGVRRNHRAFALKVRGESMIGAGIFDGDIVIVEPGLPKHGDIVAALIDGETTLKRFMQKPNHPPYLKAENPDYPQLHPVAELVIQGIAKAVVRSL; encoded by the coding sequence ATGAAAGACCTGACCACCCGGCAACACGAGATCCTCGGATTCATCCAGCTTCACTTCCGGCAGGAAAACTTCTGGCCCAGCATCCGCGAAATCCAGACCCACTTCGGCTTCCGCAGCACCAACGCCGTCATGGGCCACCTGCGCGCCCTTGAGCGCAAGGGCTACATCAGCCGCGTGCCGGGACAGGCCCGGGCCTTCCGCGTCACCTACGACGACGGCGAAACACCTCCCGCCGACTCCACTGACGTGATCGACATCCCCATCTACGGCCACATCACCGCCGGCTACCCTGACGGGGTGGAAACCGGCGGCGCCATTGGTCGTCTCCAGATCGACGTGGACACAGCCGGGGTCCGCCGTAACCACCGCGCTTTCGCCCTGAAAGTACGTGGTGAAAGCATGATCGGGGCGGGTATCTTTGACGGCGACATCGTGATCGTCGAACCCGGCCTCCCCAAACACGGCGACATCGTGGCCGCCCTCATCGACGGCGAAACCACCCTGAAGCGCTTCATGCAAAAGCCCAACCACCCGCCCTACCTCAAGGCGGAAAACCCCGACTACCCCCAACTCCACCCCGTCGCCGAACTCGTCATCCAGGGCATTGCCAAAGCCGTCGTCCGCAGCCTCTAG